Proteins found in one Pseudochaenichthys georgianus chromosome 13, fPseGeo1.2, whole genome shotgun sequence genomic segment:
- the c2cd3 gene encoding C2 domain-containing protein 3 isoform X3, with the protein MKSRKQRTVRTGGSKKKVPSDVPPATSLPPLVEGQLRCFLRLTISRVLWTVHKPPPATFVRLRWWGESSNGTHFFPRDGSQPSQKTIKTTARFPIRCGPKQFTSYLTDMGSLVLEVLTKPDHLPIARAQVSGISRLSLSHPISGFYTLISPTSDKLGELQVSLNLEPLTEAYDSSSSCPITDISVEGPQVTKLNVPSQTRPLSAVSSSGNTPRGKDHLYFQNAQKDKEESLENQMPTTDKSPNSQAAMNPSCRQLCGQTTNDILSVILERGNKLRNAMVVSTLKCDMDSAPALKDTPLPLPKENILPSSKPVPSPSGMFLQNILHADSTLKHSEDVSVVSDCPMDMDNRAVHLLLGSLNTSPLPLWDGDGSFPESLSGHSSVCGDSELNDPQYDQSLLEHLFYKTPMSDIKPDDTELEGQGTMSLSKKQLTQSAPKMSERPNSEPQRCADAAGIPPGLSAEQFTLLSLIRLARVTIDSLIVPTGSTTTTPRKPSSKGKPPRPLTSKKCTYFVEYLFPTASTSSRHDRSKGGDGEVTTAVASKVAGGAVKFHQRSVFPVHFSPAAVNKWWGTDLIFKIYSRRSDQKKPVPIGMAIHPLRCLLESEQLSQSVLLPVQRVEANSETQEIGPLRVSLELATHNKDFSTEQSKSKLARRDASPSQTAPSPQRESSSRSHHADIEREELPAGSFEEPTLNAWSPQKHSKEPSPHLGLRTSRRSQLQLEEDPEVLLHTLLMVPDGKNLPMQAPNVYLNCKLWCDETARSVVSWGQANPSFNFVQVTPVALTAKLLERMKNNVIVIEVWQKTGSSGQDRLLGLVKLPLHQFYMSFRDPKIAQLLLQAQYPVLGVDCYMPLIDVFSGSCKGQLRVVLAMGRSEQIAALQRTRDEEYDCLPHLVRPVHLLDHQSHSPKKVIAPQQESMREHVFVIRVEKVDGLTPLQSTVWGEADCYVQYSFPCQEADPAAKVDQNLIESSVNLKPFRTTTTLCVPDPVFGHTETHVLLAPEGLPVQRLLLSSLSTKGLSSGGGVQFEVWCRYYYPNVRDQLVARGMLPLSKLCAMVTMQRQHPNEAQMFSLPLIPRTDSPIAHPPQPSGLLDVCIRYKHRPVRPEGQTGKGVASRVVTLVVQVHRASGLQAAARVLSEQDDRFSYFAGVGVNSFITVELSFLPESEMRCTRVAARTFCPEFDHHMELSCDLLLQRSSGETCSLAEQLEEASAVFTVWNRDSRKAVHTHKPKDAMLGSVKIPLADLIHKRTGISGWFGVYTPQETSSSSQQQHILVGGLEISVSFAHHSDRERVIKAAQGLSWEMAQNDKQEDEEAWGDGMRKMSLTVSIPRAWIPVHCLLLPGLSELERSTYCYFRYKFYDQEAFCSQMKHPSVEEGGQATVTFQGSRAVELRSTQPLMWYLREERLEVQLWVAFSKEKSQRPRDTDRLVGSAFVDLSSLAKTPKQKFTISGVYPLFRRSAADLQGAAIRVHIAMTAGHVPVELPAGVTTQVDSDSLGELLSEEEAADCITSPATPKQPQSTHKNKSSGTTPDITRVQHTEMSTEESFPVTVAVDRAMHLNLKGCPLAERSEGSPCCCVSYITADSAEPVSTAVLANTDCPVWDHQHECRLTNELLLDPQQHLVFKVWHKGETERVIGFASVDLSPLLCGFQLVCGWYNITDFSGQCHGQLKVSIIPLKGVQDLRGKRKAVYEETAKNSPKDLFQALPVIYHTTATYSSFPSHISQHTEQKISSPDITERLFSERSSESDRHFEHMDKVRLYHQSLQEQTAAPSVCNSSSAGDINPSSSFLFSALRKKLSELDNIQRYFSRKLSTPTFPPTREPDCQTSQEEQRDSETDTRQLLLKSKHLVGQADNIISGLRGSQLETIPSDHLSSSATSLVGDNNPQTIPESVSSPHRASHLSQEEEEEEEKVSLLHSPLPKTFEAQSDSEPEGEKDERSYTLTVSEDENEEGADQDGTGCSQDEEADDDDDDDDDDDDDEDYDEVVVNPRPLNEVTSLTDKTSPWTSIMSEPDLVSVESPEPPEGEDLREDEDEEEETVELLTHSGDGSREESEHQQSDSFNGSAGDSSDTDGERTIQFSAERPPKEPSSPNEASGDRVPSPTTLHATDTHDASCSLDHQDVPTQLSAPVEVPNFFLPSHQLEASMRVIRLAPSFSNKTTDPRGQRNKSEQNV; encoded by the exons ATGAAGAGCAGAAAACAGAGGACCGTCAGAACCGGAGGCAGCAAAAAGAAAG TCCCCAGCGATGTGCCCCCCGCCACCAGCCTCCCTCCTCTGGTCGAAGGCCAGCTAAGATGCTTCCTGCGGCTGACCATAAGCAGGGTATTATGGACAGTTCATAAGCCTCCACCTGCAACATTTGTGAGGCTGCGCTGGTGGGGAGAGTCCTCAAATGGGACACACTTCTTCCCGAGAGATGGCTCACAGCCGTCACAGAAGACCATCAAGACCACAGCTCGCTTCCCCATCCGCTGTGGACCAAAGCAGTTCACCTCATATCTTACAG ATATGGGCTCCCTGGTGCTGGAAGTTCTGACAAAACCTGATCATCTGCCGATCGCAAGGGCTCAGGTTTCGGGTATCTCTCGCCTCTCTCTGTCCCACCCCATCAGTGGATTTTACACCCTTATATCACCTACATCTGACAAGCTGGGAGAGTTACAG GTTTCCCTTAATCTGGAGCCTCTGACAGAAGCCTATGACAGCAGCAGCTCTTGTCCCATCACAGATATTAGTGTTGAAGGACCACAAGTAACCAAACTGAATGTGCCCTCGCAAACCAGACCACTCTCCGCCGTCAGCAGCAGTGGAAACACTCCAAG AGGGAAAGACCACTTGTATTTCCAAAATGCACAGAAGGACAAAGAAGAATCACTGGAGAATCAGATGCCGACAACAGACAAATCTCCAAACAGTCAAGCGGCCATGAATCCTTCATGTAGACAGCTCTGTGGTCAAACCACCAATGATATTCTTTCAG ttattctggAGCGTGGAAACAAGCTTAGAAATGCAATGGTTGTATCAACTTTAAAATGTGACATGGATTCTGCCCCGGCTCTGAAAGACACGCCTCTACCTCTCCCAAAGGAAAACATCCTGCCATCTTCAAA GCCCGTCCCGTCTCCCTCTGGGATGTTCCTTCAAAATATTCTTCATGCTGATTCAACTCTCAAGCACTCTGAGGATGTTTCTGTAGTTTCAGACTGTCCTATGGACATGGATAACAGAGCTGTGCACCTGCTCCTCGGCAG CTTGAACACATCTCCTTTGCCTCTCTGGGATGGAGATGGCTCCTTCCCTGAATCTCTCTCTGGTCATAGCAGTGTGTGTGGGGACAGTGAGCTCAATGATCCACAATATGACCAGAGCTTACTGGAACATTTGTTCTACAAAACTCCT ATGTCAGATATCAAACCAGACGACACTGAGCTAGAGGGTCAAGGAACAATGTCACTGAGTAAAAAACAGCTGACACAGTCTGCACCCAAGATGAGTGAACG TCCTAACTCAGAGCCTCAGCGGTGTGCAGATGCTGCTGGTATCCCTCCTGGTTTGAGTGCAGAGCAGTTCACTTTGCTGAGTTTGATCCGGCTTGCGAGAGTCACCATCGACTCTCTTATTGTACCTACAGGAAGTACAACCACCACACCTAGAAAACCCTCTAGTAAAGGGAAACCTCCTCGACCGTTAACCAGCAAAAAGTG CACATATTTTGTAGAGTATCTGTTCCCGACGGCCTCAACTTCCAGTCGACATGATCGTAGTAAGGGTGGAGATGGAGAGGTGACCACAGCTGTTGCCAGTAAAGTTGCAGGTGGAG CGGTAAAGTTCCATCAGCGATCTGTGTTTCCTGTCCACTTCAGTCCAGCAGCAGTAAACAAATGGTGGGGAACTGATCTGATTTTCAAGATTTACTCACGAAGGAGCGACCAAAAGAAA CCTGTTCCCATCGGCATGGCGATCCACCCGCTGCGCTGTCTGCTGGAGAGCGAGCAGCTGAGTCAGTCTGTCCTCTTACCTGTGCAGAGGGTGGAAGCGAACAGTGAAACACAGGAGATTGGACCCCTCAGA GTGTCGCTAGAACTTGCTACACACAATAAAGATTTCTCCACTGAACAAAGTAAAAGCAAGCTGGCTCGGAGAGATGCATCgccttctcaaactgcacccAGTCCACAGAGAGAGAGCAGCTCCAGATCTCACCATGCTGACATTGAGAGGGAGGAGCTACCTGCTGGATCTTTTGAAGAACCCACGCTGAATGCTTGGAGTCCTCAGAAACACTCAAAGGAACCTTCTCCTCATCTCGGCCTCCGAACATCTCGCAgatcacagctacagttggagGAGGATCCTGAGGTTCTGCTGCATACGTTACTCATGGTGCCCGATGGAAAGAACTTGCCCATGCAGGCTCCAAACGTGTACCTGAACTGTAAACTCTGGTGTGATGAGACAGCGAGGTCTGTCGTCAGCTGGGGGCAGGCAAATCCTTCCTTTAACTTTGTTCAG GTGACCCCTGTGGCCTTAACTGCTAAGCTGCTGGAGCGGATGAAGAATAACGTGATAGTAATCGAGGTGTGGCAGAAGACGGGAAGTTCAGGGCAGGATCGACTCCTCGGCCTCGTTAAATTACCTCTCCACCAGTTCTACATGTCATTTAG GGATCCAAAGATTGCCCAACTTCTTCTCCAGGCGCAGTACCCTGTTCTAGGGGTGGACTGCTACATGCCGCTCATTGATGTGTTCTCAGGAAGCTGTAAAGGACAGCTCAGGGTAGTTTTGGCTATGGGCCGATCAGAGCAGATAGCTGCCCTCCAGCGCACGAGGGATGAAGAATACGACTGCTTACCTCATCTCGTGAGACCAGTTCACCTGCTGGATCACCAGTCTCATTCACCAAAGAAG GTTATTGCACCTCAACAGGAAAGTATGAGAGAGCATGTGTTTGTGATAAGAGTGGAGAAGGTAGATGGGCTGACCCCTCTGCAGTCTACAGTGTGGGGCGAGGCTGACTGCTACGTCCAGTACAGCTTCCCCTGTCAGGAGGCCGACCCTGCTGCAAAAGTGGACCAGAACCTCATAGAGAGTA GCGTAAACCTGAAGCCGTTCCGTACCACCACCACTCTCTGCGTCCCGGACCCTGTGTTTGGCCACACTGAGACTCATGTGCTCCTGGCTCCTGAAGGACTTCCTGTTCAGAGGCTGCTACTTAGCTCTCTTTCGACTAAAGGCCTAAGCAGCGGAGGGGGTGTCCAATTTGAAGTCTGGTGCAG aTACTATTATCCAAACGTTCGAGACCAGCTTGTGGCCAGAGGAATGCTTCCTTTGTCCAAGCTGTGTGCCATGGTCACCATGCAGAGACAGCATCCTAATGAGGCTCAAATGTTCTCCCTGCCCCTGATTCCCAGGACGGACAGTCCCATTGCACACCCGCCTCAGCCCTCAG GATTATTGGATGTGTGCATTCGGTACAAGCACCGACCGGTGAGACCTGAAGGTCAGACTGGTAAAGGAGTGGCCTCTCGTGTTGTGACCCTGGTGGTTCAGGTGCACAGAGCATCAggtctgcaggctgcagcaaG GGTTTTATCAGAACAAGATGACAGATTCAGCTACTTTGCTGGTGTGGGAGTAAACTCGTTCATCACGGTGGAGCTCTCGTTCTTGCCTGAGAGTGAGATGAGGTGCACCCGTGTCGCTGCCAGGACCTTCTGCCCTGAGTTTGACCACCACATGGAGTTGTCCTGCGATCTGCTGCTTCAGAGGAGCAGTGGAGAAACCTGCAGCTTAGCTGAGCAGCTGGAAGAAGCCTCTGCTGTCTTCACTGTCTGGAACAGAGACAGTCGCAAAG cagtccacactcatAAGCCTAAGGATGCGATGTTGGGCTCAGTGAAAATACCTCTTGCTGATCTCATCCATAAAAGAACAG GTATTTCAGGCTGGTTTGGAGTGTATACACCTCAGGAAACAAGTTCTTCTTCTCAGCAGCAGCACATCTTGGTCGGAGGCCTTGAAATCTCCGTCAGCTTCGCCCACCACTCAGACAGGGAAAGAGTGATAAAAGCTGCTCAGGGTTTGAGCTGGGAAATGGCCCAGAATGACAAGCAAGAGGATGAAGAAGCTTGGGGAGACGGCATGAGAAAAATGTCTTTAACTGTTTCGATTCCTAGAGCGTGGATACCGGTCCACTGCTTGCTTCTGCCGGGCCTCAGTGAGCTGGAGCGCTCCACCTACTGCTACTTCAGGTACAAGTTCTACGACCAGGAAGCCTTCTGCTCTCAGATGAAACACCCCTCTGTAGAGGAGGGGGGGCAGGCCACGGTGACCTTCCAGGGAAGTAGAGCAGTGGAGCTAAGGAGTACTCAGCCCTTGATGTGGTATCTACGAGAGGAGAGGCTGGAGGTCCAGCTGTGGGTCGCATTTTCAAAAGAGAAATCCCAGAGGCCGAGAGACACTGATCGACTGGTGGGCTCAGCATTTGTTGATCTGTCCTCTCTTGCAAAGACGCCGAAGCAGAAGTTTACCATCAGTG GAGTGTATCCGCTGTTCAGGCGCTCAGCAGCAGATCTACAAGGGGCTGCTATCAGGGTACACATCGCCATGACAGCAGGGCATGTCCCAGTGGAGCTCCCTGCTGGAGTTACCACTCAGGTGGACTCGGACAGCCTGGGGGAGCTCCTATCAGAGGAGGAAGCAGCAGATTGTATCACTTCGCCAGCTACACCAAAACAACCACAAAGCACACACAAGAATAAGTCCTCCGGAACAACTCCAGACATCACACGTGTGCAGCATACAGAAATGAGCACGGAGGAATCTTTCCCTGTGACTGTAGCAGTGGATCGAGCTATGCACCTGAATCTGAAGG GCTGTCCTCTGGCAGAGCGCAGTGAAGGGTCGCCGTGCTGCTGTGTTTCCTACATCACTGCCGACTCTGCTGAACCAGTGTCCACTGCTGTCTTAGCCAACACCGACTGCCCTGTGTGGGACCATCAACATGAGTGCAG GCTTACAAATGAGCTACTGCTCGATCCACAGCAACATCTCGTGTTCAAAGTCTGGCACAAAGGAG AAACGGAGAGGGTGATTGGATTTGCGTCTGTAGACCTGTCCCCCTTACTCTGTGGGTTCCAGTTGGTGTGTGGTTGGTACAACATCACAGACTTCAGCGGTCAGTGTCATGGCCAGCTCAAAGTGTCAATCATTCCTCTAAAGGGGGTCCAAGACCTCCGTGGAAAGAGAAAGGCTGTGTATGAAGAAACTGCCAAAAACTCACCG AAGGATTTATTCCAGGCACTCCCTGTCATCTACCATACCACAGCCACCTACAGCAGCTTCCCCTCTCACATCAGCCAGCACACAGAGCAAAAGATCTCATCACCTGACATCACGGAGAGGCTGTTCTCTGAAAG GTCCAGTGAGAGTGACCGCCACTTTGAGCACATGGACAAAGTGCGACTGTACCATCAGAGTCTGCAGGAGCAAACAGCAGCTCCTTCTGTCTGCAACAGCAGCAGCGCTGGAGACATCAATCCCTCCAGCTCCTTCCTGTTTTCAGCACTCAG GAAAAAACTAAGTGAGCTCGACAACATTCAGAGATACTTCAGCCGTAAGCTTTCAACTCCCACATTCCCGCCCACTAGAGAGCCGGACTgtcagaccagccaggaggagcAGAGGGACTCTGAGACAGACACACGGCAGCTTCTTCTCAAGTCCAAACACTTAGTTGGACAAGCAGACAATATCATTAGCG gtctgcgaggatcCCAACTGGAAACAATTCCTTCAGACCACCTAAGCAGCTCAGCAACTTCACTTGTTGGAGACAACAACCCTCAAACTATCCCGGAGAGTGTCTCCAGTCCACACAGGGCTTCACATTTATcccaggaagaggaagaagaagaggaaaagGTGTCGCTCCTGCACTCGCCACTGCCAAAGACGTTTGAAGCCCAGTCAGACTCTGAGcctgagggagagaaggacgAACGGAGCTACACGCTTACCGTGTCAGAAGATGAAAACGAAGAAGGAGCAGACCAAGATGGTACAGGTTGTTCACAGGATGAAgaagctgatgatgatgatgatgatgatgatgatgatgatgatgatgaagattaCGATGAGGTTGTGGTGAACCCGAGGCCTCTGAACGAGGTGACTTCGTTAACGGACAAAACCAGCCCTTGGACCAGCATCATGTCAGAGCCTGACCTGGTGTCTGTGGAGAGCCCGGAGCCACCAGAGGGAGAGGATCTGAGAGAGGATGAGGACGAGGAAGAGGAAACGGTAGAACTGCTAACCCATAGTGGAGATGGGAGCAGAGAAGAAAGTGAACATCAGCAAAGTGACAGTTTTAATGGATCAGCTGGAGACTCTTCAGACACAGACGGTGAAAGGACAATACAATTTTCAGCCGAGAGACCACCGAAAGAACCCAGCAGCCCCAACGAAGCGTCAGGTGACCGAGTTCCTTCACCCACCACACTGCACGCCACAGATACCCATGATGCTTCATGCTCCCTGGACCATCAAGACGTTCCAACCCAACT CTCTGCCCCTGTGGAGGTCCCTAATTTCTTCCTTCCCTCTCACCAACTGGAGGCCTCCATGAGAGTCATACGTTTAGCTCCTTCTTTCTCCAACAAGACTACTGACCCG